In Cyanobacteriota bacterium, the genomic stretch CAACAGTTGCTAGCACTAAGCCAGGAGCCTTAAACAAACTGACGAGCACGTAATCTAGTAAGGCATTGAGAAAGATGTTGACAACGCTAATCCGGAAGGGGGTGTTGGCATCTCCTAAACCATAGAACACCCGCACAATCACATCTCGGCCTAGATAGACAAACATGCCTAAACTGTAGGCAATCAATACTTGGGTAACCAGAACAGAGGCGGCGCGATCGAAGGCAAACCGCTCATAGACAATGCGGACAATCAGGTGTGCCAAGGCGATCATCAGTCCCCCTAGGGGCAGCATGGTGAGGGCAGTCAACATCATGCCTTGACGGATACGTTGCTTGAGTTCATGCCAGTCTTCGGGGGCAGTAAGCCGCGAGAACACCGGTAGCAGGGGCACCAGAATCATGTTGGACATAATGCCCAAGGGGGTTTGCACCAAAAGTCCGGCATAGCCCAAAGCAGCAGCAGCTTGGGGTAAAAAGGAGGCAAAAAACAGGTCAGTATACACGTTAATCTGTAACATGCCAGAGGCCAGAGTCGCAGGCCCCATCACCCTTAAGACATCCCCAATGCCGGGTTGCTGGAGATTGAAGCGGAGCCGAAACCCGCCCAAGCCCGATCGCTGGGCCGCAATCACCTGGGCTAGCCATTGCCACAGGGCACCCAAGAGGGTTGTCCACGCTAGCACCTGTCCCCCTAGAAGTGCATATTTTGGGGTGGTAATATCGGCTCCCAACGAGAGCGCTAGAATACCTAGACCCAAGATAACGCTGGCACTAGAAAACAATGGGCTGATAGAAGGTAGCCAATAGTGATCTGCCGCATTCAGAGTACCGAAACCAATACCGATGACTCCTGCCAGAAATGCCATGGGTGCCATGATCTGGAATTGCTGAATGGCGATCGTCCGAATTACTAGTCCCTCTGAAGTTTTGCTGAGACCAGGAGCAACTAGGTCGATCAACGGTTCTGCAAACAGCCATAGCAGCAGAGTAACAACGAGTAACACTGCCCCAACTAGGGTAGTAATGGTTTCCACAAGGGGTGCTGCTTCCTCTTTGCTGCGCTTGGCAAGGGCGCTCACGATCGCACTGTGAAACGGCCCGTTAATGCCCCCCAGCAGAATCAGGAGAAATCCTGGAATCACATAGGCGTAGTTGTAAGCATCGGCAACAACCCCTACCCCAAAAGCTGCCGCGATCGCCTGTTGGCGCACTAGACCAAACACCTTGCTAATCAGCGTGGCCGCAGCCACAATAGTGGCAATGCTAGCCAGCGATCGTGTCTTGCGAGGCTTAGAAGCTGATAGGCTAGATTCCGCAGCATCAGTAACCAGCGGCTCTGGCTCAGTCGGGGAAGACTCTGGAATCTGGTCAGATGGTAGGTTAGACAAGGGTGTCACTAGAATGCATGAACAACAAGATGGTTAGATCAAACCATCCGCCTCACCATTTAAGCGTGAAATGACTCCCATAGATTGCCAACAGTACTCCAACCAAATTCAAGCTAATTTGCCGCAATCCCCAGGGCCAAACTCAGCAGATCCAACCAGATTTTTCGTATATTAAAAAGGCTACCCTTTCATCACCAGGGTTCCTGGTTACTGATACTACGCATGGACTCTGCATCAGAACGCACTACCAGCAGCAAAAAGCAGCCTGAGTTTTCTACGGACGATTTTGCCAGGGCGCTGGAGGCAGAAAACTCTCAATTTCAGGTGGGACAAGTCGTGCGGGGTGTTGTGACCAGCTATGAATCTGATGGTGCCTATGTTGATATTCGGGGTAAGTCAGCAGCCTTTGTCCCTATCGATGAGGCATCGCTCCAGCCATTTCGCCAACTCGCCGAGGTGTTGCCTTTAGAGGTAGAGCATGACTTTCTCATCATTCGTGAACAAAACGATGATGGTCAAGTTACCCTATCACGGCGACAATTGCAAATTCGGCAGCAGTGGCTGCGATTTGCCACCATGCAAGCAAACCGAGAGACGATCGCCGTTCGAGTTACAGGCACCAACAAGGGTGGCCTAACAGTGGATGCAATGGGAATGCGTGGATTTATCCCGCGATCGCATCTGACCCAGAGCAGCACACTAGATACTCTGAAGGGCAAAACTCTGACCGTTGCCTTCCTAGAGGTAGATGCCAACAATCGCCGTTTAGTGCTATCTGAAAAACAAGCAAACCGAGCTGCCAGTTTCAGCCAACTTGAAGTCGGTCAGGTCATCCAAGGCACCATCACCAACATCAAACCCTTTGGTGTGTTTGTCGATTTTGCAGGCACCAGCGGCTTGTTGCATATTAACCAAGTCAGCAAAACTTACGTCAGCAACTTAGAGGAAGTCTTTCACGCTGGACAAACCATCAAAGCCGTAATTCTAGATCTAGACGAAGGCCGAGGACGCATTTCTCTCTCTACCAAAGTACTCGAAAACTTTCCTGGCGAAATTTTGCAACAAATGGCAGAGGTAATGGATAATGCTGAAGTCCGCGCCCAAAAAATTCGGCAACAAATTGCTGATGGCGTGCAAGGGTAGCCAATTCACGGGTCTAGTAGCTCTCAGATGGATGAACACTCGTGTTGGCGAGACATAGGAGCACCTCATGAATTGTCCAGTTGAATATAGCGAGTCAAAATACTCATCACCTCACCCGGATTAGGTGCAGGTAATAGTGGACTCCATTCACTTACGGATGCAAAGCCCAGCCGATACAACGTCAAGATTGTGTTGTTGACTCCTCTGCGAGAGCCAACTAGCAGTACTCGCAGCGGTTCTCGATCGGGGACTGACTCAGTTGTCATTCCCAGCAAACCAGGAACAGTGGGTATGTCACTGTCTCCCACACTGAAACTCATACGTAATCGACTGTTCACTAAAGGATTTTTGCTGACGGATAGCTGAGCAGATGGTTGGTTAGACATAACATTCCCCTGTAAAATGTGTACCTAGTGTTAATGACGTGACTTGAGTTCAATGAAGTTGCTAAACCTAAGCATGATAATGACTCAGACATAAGACAGTGCTAGTAACTCTCTGTCAACTATTGGTTGCTCACTAGTTGTTTGATAACCAGTTTGACAGCCAACGGTGATTAGTCATTTGTGTCTAGCTACTAACTCAATATCTAAAATCTACACGCTACAGGATACGATGTCAACACCCTGTTGCTAGGTTTTTTGCTAGTTGTTAACCAAGGGGCAAAGCCAAGAAATTGTCTGGTCATGAATGGGGGATCACGATGGCCACCTATGGTGTAGTACTAATTACAGCGTCTTCACAATCAGAAGCGGAGACCATTGCTCACAGATTGCTCCAGGGAAAATTAGCAGCCTGTGTGACTATTCTGCCTGTGCAGTCTATTTACATTTGGCAAGATTCTCTGCACAACGATCCGGAGTGGCAACTAATTGTGAAAACAGACCTAGACCAATTTGATGCCTTGGCAGCCACGGTGAAAACTGTGCATTCTTACGATGTACCGGAAATCATTGCTCTGCCCGTCGTTGCTGGTTTTCAACCCTACCTAGATTGGATTGGCGCTCAGGTGAGCCAGCATGACTGACGCGATCGCAACCCAACGCCTTAGAGTGGAACCAACTGCGTTACAGGCTGAGGCAATTCAACTGGCAGCAACAGCCATTCGTGAAGGAAAGTTAGTGGCCTTCCCGACAGAAACTGTCTATGGTTTGGGAGCTAATGCCTTTGATGCAACCGCGATCGCCCGCATCTTTGCCGCTAAGGGTCGTCCATTCTCCAATCCCCTCATCGTTCACCTAGCAACTGTAGAGCACCTGGCAACAGTCACATCTGAGATTCCTGACTTAGCCCAGCGCCTGTTGGCTCAGTTTGCCCCTGGCCCCCTGACGTTAGTACTGCCCCGCCATCCGCGTGTGCCCGCGATCGTCTCCGCTGGTCTCTCCACAATTGCTGTGCGAATTCCTGACCACCCCATAGCCCATGCCTTGTTGGTCGCATCGGATGTGCCCATCGCTGCACCCAGCGCTAATCGCTCCAACTATCCTAGCCCCACCACAGCAGACCATGTGGTAGATGACCTATGGGGACGCATTGACATTGTGCTCGATGGGGGGGCTACACCAATTGGTGTAGAGTCCACAGTTGTAGATCTGACGACTAATGTACCCCGTCTGCTCCGCCCCGGCAGCGTATCCCTAGAGCAATTACTGACAGTTGTCCCGTCCCTAGAC encodes the following:
- the murJ gene encoding murein biosynthesis integral membrane protein MurJ, giving the protein MVTDAAESSLSASKPRKTRSLASIATIVAAATLISKVFGLVRQQAIAAAFGVGVVADAYNYAYVIPGFLLILLGGINGPFHSAIVSALAKRSKEEAAPLVETITTLVGAVLLVVTLLLWLFAEPLIDLVAPGLSKTSEGLVIRTIAIQQFQIMAPMAFLAGVIGIGFGTLNAADHYWLPSISPLFSSASVILGLGILALSLGADITTPKYALLGGQVLAWTTLLGALWQWLAQVIAAQRSGLGGFRLRFNLQQPGIGDVLRVMGPATLASGMLQINVYTDLFFASFLPQAAAALGYAGLLVQTPLGIMSNMILVPLLPVFSRLTAPEDWHELKQRIRQGMMLTALTMLPLGGLMIALAHLIVRIVYERFAFDRAASVLVTQVLIAYSLGMFVYLGRDVIVRVFYGLGDANTPFRISVVNIFLNALLDYVLVSLFKAPGLVLATVGVNLISLVWMVIVLHHRLNGLPLWQWGWQVLMLTIASVVSGMVAFGVVTLMEKGLGTEGFWVTCLQLAVGGAVGLTTFAVLAIQLKLPEMTTLMVSLRRKLLRR
- a CDS encoding S1 RNA-binding domain-containing protein → MDSASERTTSSKKQPEFSTDDFARALEAENSQFQVGQVVRGVVTSYESDGAYVDIRGKSAAFVPIDEASLQPFRQLAEVLPLEVEHDFLIIREQNDDGQVTLSRRQLQIRQQWLRFATMQANRETIAVRVTGTNKGGLTVDAMGMRGFIPRSHLTQSSTLDTLKGKTLTVAFLEVDANNRRLVLSEKQANRAASFSQLEVGQVIQGTITNIKPFGVFVDFAGTSGLLHINQVSKTYVSNLEEVFHAGQTIKAVILDLDEGRGRISLSTKVLENFPGEILQQMAEVMDNAEVRAQKIRQQIADGVQG
- a CDS encoding divalent-cation tolerance protein CutA, giving the protein MATYGVVLITASSQSEAETIAHRLLQGKLAACVTILPVQSIYIWQDSLHNDPEWQLIVKTDLDQFDALAATVKTVHSYDVPEIIALPVVAGFQPYLDWIGAQVSQHD
- a CDS encoding L-threonylcarbamoyladenylate synthase; the encoded protein is MTDAIATQRLRVEPTALQAEAIQLAATAIREGKLVAFPTETVYGLGANAFDATAIARIFAAKGRPFSNPLIVHLATVEHLATVTSEIPDLAQRLLAQFAPGPLTLVLPRHPRVPAIVSAGLSTIAVRIPDHPIAHALLVASDVPIAAPSANRSNYPSPTTADHVVDDLWGRIDIVLDGGATPIGVESTVVDLTTNVPRLLRPGSVSLEQLLTVVPSLDLTLHRVTNSDTSPTASPGMFLKHYAPQAQVLLFQGDRPAVLAHMQARASDLVQSGQRLGLLVTDEDADQFSFLTSQPTVMIAHLGTSKDFTTIAQRLFAALRELDRWGADLILMRAVDPHGLGLAIYDRLFRAAAGQIIQCDS